A genomic window from Vanessa atalanta chromosome 7, ilVanAtal1.2, whole genome shotgun sequence includes:
- the LOC125065277 gene encoding FK506-binding protein 5 isoform X4 has protein sequence MARWVPALVALLLVSVVSAARKTVPPPRIEPQIEEVTAKQLERVLEDKDYVAVFWYARSCVTCDKVLEELEKIDDDTDTFGVDFVKINDKRLAKQYGITKFPALTYFREMEPIIYEGDLMDEESVLDFLTSLEAMDLPDRIEEVNQKILDKIIEDTEYVAVLFCPDHKNCGPMNNKPECKKCAKALQELENIDDEADQLGIGFVKIHDEELAEEYSLGDLPRLVYYRHQIPIIYEGELSREEDVLEWLIANKSTGDEEDVIEDVTAKTLNTLIGNVDNLVVVFYDHGDEESMTVLGELEKIDDDCDRHGIQFVKIDDKKAAEEFGIDDVPSIVYFEKQIPNVYDGDLENEEEILVWLVDQLEKDEIEDVTDEMLDRLIKDGKTVAVLFYDNNDRRSQKVLNELENIDDECDQLGIAFVKIDNDEEAKEYGIEKVPTLLYFEKGIPTYYEGNLEEEEKVLSWLHHQTESDEIEDITDEMLDLIIEKMPYVAVLFYDKDHKKSQKVLAELENIDDECDQNDIAFVKIDDDKEAKEYGIESVPTMVFFEKGIPHIYEGDLMKEEELLGWLLHQKRHSEIPEVTDEMMDKLIETAQYLAVIFYDKDDKQDMRILNELENIDDDLEKEGIVIVRIDNDAEAKEYGIDHLPTLVYFEDNIPAIYEGDLLNEDEVLEWLIEQKNSATIEEVTDEILVDLIEEHEYVVVYFSGTCEEGEECDNILEELENIDDELDETGIIFVTTEDLSLAKKYGIKTFPTLVFFRNKEPLIYKGDIEDEDEVLAWLTDEDTLEIPGKIEEVNAKMLEKILEENDHIVVFFYKENDKKSQKILSELENIDDECEEKDIDFVKTSDDGIDKEYDLPDLPALAFYRHKFRTIYDGDLMHEEAILKWVLDLHDSQPDVIENVDRKTLKDLINDVEHLAVFFYNEKCDTCEEILEELETIDDDTDKHGIQFVKSKDSKLASDIGIFSFPALVYYETGVPIMYDGDLKNENKVLQWLVDQKSEDSHRPKKKAYPKSKAKADVDKKTGFLRSGRNKESSTESPKKAELKKTGNLKVVYPSALADKKRQEGSPNRKGKVQLDDDSDDDDDDDDDDDDDDDDDDDDDDDDDDDDDDDDDDDDDDDDDDDDDDEDEDSDVDVDEDEEDDNDNSFKSFIQNKLSFFKTQPKKESGKLLTRSGQKSVSKNVNDDDDDDDDDDDDDDDDDDDDDDDDDDDDDDDDDDDDDDDDDDDDDDDDDDDDDDENNKENTNIRKYKKMYNYKVGRTRNLDQNDDDNDDENGDEDSIFSRIKKMFTGDRCFYIGLGAKPAVPKMTYEPYQCCPTKVQSPTKVAKATPTKVPAKKLDKDKLVAPEKPTKGKNKALAKPDKPGKGKKGLFGSDNIWWW, from the exons ATGCCAGGAGCTGTGTCACATGCGATAAAGTTCTAGAAGAGCTAGAAAAGATAGATGACGACACTGACACGTTCGGCGTCGACTTCGTTAAGATCAACGACAAGAGGCTCGCCAAACAGTATGGCATTACGAAATTCCCCGCCCTCACGTACTTCCGTGAGATGGAACCGATCATTTAcgaag gaGATCTCATGGACGAAGAGAGCGTCTTGGATTTCCTGACGAGCTTAGAAGCAATGGACCTTCCAGACCGGATAGAAGAAGTCAATCAAAAGATCCTAGACAAAATAATCGAAGACACCGAATACGTAGCTGTTCTCTTCT GTCCTGATCACAAAAATTGCGGCCCGATGAACA ACAAACCTGAATGCAAGAAATGTGCAAAGGCTTTGCAAGAGTTGGAGAATATTGATGACGAAGCAGATCAACTCGGTATAGGTTTCGTAAAAATTCACGATGAGGAACTAGCCGAGGAGTACAGTCTTGGAGATTTGCCAAGATTGGTGTACTACAGGCATCAAATACCTATTATCTACGAAG gtGAGCTCAGTAGAGAAGAAGACGTCTTAGAATGGCTCATTGCAAACAAGTCGACTGGGGATGAAGAAGATGTGATCGAGGATGTAACGGCTAAGACTCTCAATACTCTTATAGGAAATGTTGACAATCTTGTTGTTGTGTTTT ATGATCACGGTGATGAGGAATCGATGACAGTTCTGGGAGAGTTGGAAAAAATTGATGACGACTGCGACCGACACGGAATTCAATTTGTCAAAATTGACGATAAAAAAGCTGCTGAAGAGTTTGGAATCGACGATGTTCCCTCAATAGTCTACTTCGAAAAGCAAATCCCCAATGTTTACGACG GTGATCTCGAGAACGAAGAAGAAATTTTAGTTTGGCTCGTTGATCAGTTGGAAAAGGATGAAATTGAAGATGTTACCGATGAGATGCTCGATCGACTTATCAAGGACGGGAAAACTGTAGCTGtgttatttt ATGATAACAACGATCGCAGGTCTCAAAAAGTGCTGAATGAGTTGGAGAATATTGATGATGAATGTGATCAGCTGGGCATTGCGTTTGTGAAAATCGACAATGATGAAGAAGCAAAAGAATATGGCATCGAAAAAGTTCCTACTCTGCTATACTTTGAGAAAGGTATACCGACATACTATGAAGGAAAtttagaagaagaagaaaaagttCTTAGTTGGCTGCATCACCAAACTGAAAGCGATGAAATTGAAGATATCACTGATGAAATGCTCGATTTAATCATTGAGAAAATGCCCTACGTAGCTGTTTTGTTCT ATGATAAGGATCATAAGAAGAGTCAGAAAGTTTTGGCTGAATTAGAGAACATCGATGACGAATGTGATCAGAATGACATCGCTTTTGTCAAGATCGACGACGATAAGGAAGCAAAAGAATATGGTATTGAGTCTGTTCCAACAATGGTGTTCTTTGAAAAAGGAATCCCGCATATTTATGAAGGCGATTTGATGAAAGAAGAAGAGCTTTTGGGTTGGTTACTGCATCAAAAACGTCACAGTGAGATACCGGAAGTTACTGACGAGATGATGGACAAACTAATCGAAACAGCTCAGTATTTGGCGGTTATCTTTT ATGACAAAGACGATAAACAAGATATGAGAATTCTTAATGAGCTAGAAAATATCGACGATGATTTGGAAAAAGAAGGCATTGTTATTGTTCGGATCGACAATGACGCTGAAGCTAAAGAATATGGTATTGATCATCTACCTACACTAGTTTACTTTGAAGACAATATTCCTGCAATTTATGAAGGCGATCTTTTGAATGAGGATGAGGTCCTAGAGTGGCTTATTGAACAAAAGAACAGCGCAACGATCGAAGAAGTAACGGATGAAATTTTAGTAGATTTAATAGAAGAACATGAATACGTCGTCGTATACTTCA gtgGAACTTGTGAAGAAGGTGAAGAATGTGACAACATATTAGAAGAATTAGAAAATATCGACGATGAGCTTGATGAAACGGGTATTATCTTTGTAACCACCGAAGACTTATCCTTGGCTAAAAAATACGGAATCAAGACCTTCCCGACGCTTGTTTTCTTTAGAAATAAAGAACCTCTAATTTACAAAG gTGATATCGAAGATGAAGATGAGGTATTGGCATGGTTGACAGATGAAGACACTCTGGAAATACCTGGAAAGATTGAAGAAGTAAATGCCAAAATGCTAGAAAAAATCCTGGAGGAAAATGACCATATTGTTGTCTTCTTCT acaaagaaaatgacaaaaaatctCAGAAAATATTAAGTGAACTAGAAAACATTGATGACGAATGTGAAGAGAAAGACATCGATTTCGTAAAGACTTCAGACGACGGAATTGATAAGGAATATGACCTCCCCGACTTGCCCGCATTAGCTTTCTATCGGCATAAATTTAGAACTATCTATGACGGAGATCTAATGCATGAAGAAGCAATTCTTAAATGGGTTTTGGATCTACATGACTCGCAGCCTGATGTTATTGAAAATGTTGATAGAAAAACTTTAAAGGATCTTATTAATGATGTCGAACACCTGGCAGTATTTTTCT ATAATGAGAAATGCGATACTTGTGAAGAAATTCTTGAGGAGTTAGAAACTATTGACGATGACACAGATAAGCATGGAATACAATTTGTTAAGTCGAAAGATTCGAAGCTGGCGTCTGATATTGGTATTTTCAGTTTCCCTGCTTTAGTTTATTATGAAACTGGAGTGCCGATCATGTATGATG GTGACTTAAAGAACGAAAATAAGGTTCTCCAGTGGCTAGTAGATCAAAAAA GTGAAGATAGCCACCgaccaaaaaaaaaagcttatccTAAATCAAAGGCCAAAGCAGATGTTGATAAAAAAACGGGGTTTCTACGCAGTGGAAGAAATAAAGAGTCATCAACAGAAAGTCCAAAAAAAGCCGAATTGAAGAAAACAGGAAACCTTAAGGTGGTATATCCGAGTGCTCTTGCTGATAAGAAACGCCAAGAAGGCTCCCCTAATCGTAAGGGTAAAGTTCAGTTGGATGATGATagtgacgatgatgatgacgatgatgatgacgatgatgatgacgacgatgacgacgatgacgatgatgacgatgatgacgatgacgacgatgacgatgatgacgatgatgacgatgatgatgatgatgatgacgatgacgatgaagATGAAGACAGTGATGTAGATGTTGACGAAGACGAGGAAGATGATAATGACAATAGTTTCAAAAGTTTCATTCaaaacaaattatcatttttcaAAACTCAACCAAAAAAAGAATCAGGGAAACTATTGACGCGTTCTGGTCAAAAATCTGTTTCGAAAAATGTtaatgacgatgacgatgatgacgatgacgatgacgatgacgatgacgatgacgacgacgacgacgacgatgatgatgatgacgatgatgatgatgatgatgacgacgacgacgatgatgacgatgatgatgacgatgacgacgacgacgatgatgacgatgatgatgagaataataaagaaaatacgaacattcgaaaatataaaaaaatgtataactacAAAGTAGGTAGAACGCGTAATCTTGATCAAAacgatgatgataatgatgatgagaACGGAGACGAAGATAGTATATTCAGTAggataaagaaaatgtttacaG GCGATCGCTGTTTCTACATTGGATTGGGGGCGAAACCGGCCGTCCCAAAAATGACTTACGAACCCTACCAGTGCTGTCCCACTAAAGTTCAGAGTCCGACAAAAGTAGCGAAGGCGACCCCTACCAAGGTTCCGGCTAAGAAACTCGACAAGGATAAGCTCGTCGCTCCTGAGAAGCCTACCAAGGGCAAGAACAAGGCCCTCGCTAAGCCAGATAAGCCAGGCAAAGGAAAAAAAGGTTTATTCGGCTCTGATAATATTTGGTGGTGGTAA